Within Streptomyces antibioticus, the genomic segment GATGCGTGCCCCGATGCCGGTCAGTACGGGTGCGCCGACGACGACGCCGAGCGCGTACGCGGAGACGACGTTGCCGGCGTGCGGCACGGACACGCCGACCCCGTCGGCGATCTGGGGCAGCAGCCCCATCGTGGCGAACTCGGTCGTACCGATGCCGAACGCGACGAGAGCGAGGGCCAGCAGAGCCAGTGGCATGGAGCGGTAATACCTTTCACGGGCGGCGATCCGGGACGCGGCGGAGCGGACGGGGACCGTCGTCGCCCGCTCCGGTGGCCAGTCGCGCCGGCCACCATTGCCCGGTGCGCCCCCCAGGACAGGGAAGGCCCACAAGGAGTCCAGCGGCGGCGGGGGCCCGCGCATTCCAAGATCGGACCACGGGAAATATGGCCTCGGTCACACTCGGCTGCCCGCCTACCCCTGGTAGAGCTTCCGGGCGCGGGGCAGGTCGCACGGCCCTCCCTCTCCCATAGAAAGAAAGAAGTCCGCCTGCCATGCCTGCGCGCTGCCAGCCTGGCGGTTCGTCGTCGTCACCCAGGGCGCGTAGACGCGGAAAGCGCGTTTCCCTCCGGAACCGGCCGCCGATACGACGCCGTGCGCGCGCAACGCGTCCTTGGGGAACACGAACTGGCCGAAGCCCTGCCGATCGCGGGTGCTGACGACGAAGAGGTCGACGGGGTCCGTCACGTCGAACGGCTGGATGGGTCCGCCCGGGGACCTTTTCCACACGGTGACGAACTGACCGACCTTCGTGGGCGTCGTCTTGCCCGTACGGAAGCGGACGGCGCGGCCGTCGAGGGTGAACGCGTGGGCCGCGTACTCGGCGCTCTCGGCCTCGGGCACGGGCCGCGAGCAGGTGAAGCCACACGGGTCGTAGACGAGCGCCTTCGCCGCGCGCAGGTCCGCGTGGACGGAGGAGATGTCCGACCAGGACAGGGGGTTCGTCGTCATGCGGTCACCCTGTCACGCCCGCCATGCGTAATACTCTCCTGGTGAAGCTGATCATTACCCCCGCTGCCGCCGACGGGTCCGTCACGATCCGGCGGGCCGTGGCGCGGGACGCCAAGCGGCTCACGCGGCTCGTGCGGGGTTCGCGCGCCTACGAAGGGCCGTACGCGCCGATGGTCGAGGGCTACCGGGTCGGCTCCGCGTACATCGAGGCCCACCGGGTCTTCGTGGCCGTGAGCCTCGACGAACGCGGTCAGGAACAGGTCCTCGGGTTCTACTCGCTCGTGCTGGCGCCGCCCGAGCTGGATCTGCTGTTCGTCGCCGACCGGGCGCAGGGGCTCGGCATCGGGCGGCTGCTCGTCGCGCACATGACGTCCGAGGCCCGGGCCGCCGGGCTCGACCGGGTCCGGGTCGTGTCGCATCCGCCCGCCGAGGGGTTCTACCTCGGCGTGGGCGCGGTGCGCACCGGGACCGTGGCCGCGAATCCGCCCGCGGTGGCGTGGGACCGTCCCGAGCTGGAGTTCCCGATCCCGTAGGAGCGCGCGGGGCGCGAGATGGGTCACAGCGGCGGGCGTCCAGGCGGCCTTCCGGACGTACGGACGTCCCTGACCACGCCCCATTTACGTGCAGCATGCAATGAAATGCCTACGACCCGTAAGGGGGACATGCCCGCCTATGGTCGCTCCTTGGCCTGCCGCCGGCGCCGTCGAGCAGACCCGTCCCTGCCCCCGACGAAAGTAGGCGAGCGAAGTCTTGGCGAGTGCCACAGTCACCCCTCCCCCTACGATCCACCCGGTCCCGGTCCACCCGACCGCTCCGGAGAACGCCGACGTCACCGTCACCGACCCCGCGCTCGTGAAGCGTGCCGTGAAGGCCGCCGCGCTGGGCAACGCGATGGAATGGTTCGACTTCGGCGTCTACAGCTACATCGCGGTCACCCTGGGCAAGGTCTTCTTCCCGTCCGGGAACCCGACCGCCCAGCTCCTCTCCACCTTCGGCGCCTTCGCCGCCGCCTTCCTGGTCCGCCCCCTCGGCGGGATGGTCTTCGGTCCGCTCGGCGACCGTGTCGGCCGTCAGAAGGTGCTGGCGCTCACGATGATCATGATGGCCGCGGGCACGTTCGCCATCGGCCTCATCCCCTCCTACGCCTCGATCGGCGTCGGCGCCCCGCTGCTCCTGCTGGCCGCCCGGCTGGTGCAGGGCTTCTCCACCGGCGGCGAGTACGCGGGCGCGTCCACCTTCATCGCCGAGTACGCGCCCGACAAGCGCCGCGGCTTCCTGGGCAGTTGGCTGGAGTTCGGCACCCTCGCCGGGTACATCGGCGGTGCCGGCCTGGTCACGCTGATGACCGCGCTGCTGTCCACCGAGGACCTGCTGAGCTGGGGCTGGCGGATCCCGTTCCTGATCGCGGGTCCGATGGGCCTCATCGGGCTCTATCTGCGGATGCGGCTGGAGGAGACCCCGGCGTTCGCGGCGGAGCTCGAGAAGGCCGAGTCGAACCGCCCGAAGACCCCGCTGCGCGAGATGATCACGGGCCAGTGGCGTGCGCTGCTGCTCTGCGTCGGCCTCGTGCTGGTCTTCAACGTCACCGACTACATGCTGCTGTCGTACATGCCGAGCTATCTGACCAGTGAGCTGAAGTACGACGCGACGCACGGCCTGCTCGTCGTGCTCGGCGTGATGGTGCTGATGATGGCCGTCCAGCCCTTCGCGGGCGCGCTGACCGACCGTGTGGGCCGCCGGCCGGTGATCGCGGCGGGCTGTGCGGGCTTCCTGGTGCTGTCCGTTCCCGCGCTGCTGCTGATCCGTCAGGGCAGCCTGGTCGCGGTGGCGCTCGGCATGGGCGCGCTGGGGCTGCTGCTGGTCTGCTTCACGGCGGCGATGCCGGCCGCGCTGCCGGCGCTGTTCCCGACGAAGGTCCGCTACGGGTCGCTGTCGATCGGCTTCAACGTCTCCGTGTCGGTCTTCGGAGGCACCACGCCGCTGGTCGTGACCGCCCTCATCGGGGCGACCGGCAACATGATGATGCCCGCGTACTACATGATGGCCGCGGCCGTCGTCGGTGGTGTGGCGGTGTGGTTCATGGCGGAGTCGGCGGGACGTCCGCTGCCCGGCTCGGCACCCGCCGTGGAGGGCTGAGGCCCCCGGGGCCCGAGCGGGGCTGGGCCGGCTCATCGAGCACACCCCGCACGCCTGGCACGCGGCTCCGCACGCCCGACGCCCGGTCCGGCTCACCTGCAACCGGGCTCCACACGCCTGGCATCCGGCTTCACGCGGAAGCGCACCCGGCCTCGCGCCGTAACGCAACCGGCGTCACGCCGTAGCGCACCCGGCCTCGCACGGTAGCGCACCCGGCTCCGCCCGATGACCCGGTGACTCCCCCGGCTCCGCGCGGTGGTCCGCCGTGATCGGCTCCGCCGGCCCACCGCGCGTGCGGAGCGTCAGATCCGGCCGCCGGTGAGCCGGGTGATGGGGCCGTGGGCGTGCCGGCCGGAGCGACGGCCCGCCGCGTACGACGCAGCGGTCAGTACGGTCACGCCCGCGCCGACCCCGGCGGCGACCAGCTTGCGCTGGGCGATCGCCGTCCAGGCCGTCTTCGCGGTGTCGGCGACCTGACCGGTCGTCGCGGCGAGCGTCTGGCGGCCCGCCTCGACGCCGCGGGCCACGCCGTTCGCGGCGCCCTC encodes:
- a CDS encoding GNAT family N-acetyltransferase — protein: MRNTLLVKLIITPAAADGSVTIRRAVARDAKRLTRLVRGSRAYEGPYAPMVEGYRVGSAYIEAHRVFVAVSLDERGQEQVLGFYSLVLAPPELDLLFVADRAQGLGIGRLLVAHMTSEARAAGLDRVRVVSHPPAEGFYLGVGAVRTGTVAANPPAVAWDRPELEFPIP
- the proP gene encoding glycine betaine/L-proline transporter ProP — translated: MASATVTPPPTIHPVPVHPTAPENADVTVTDPALVKRAVKAAALGNAMEWFDFGVYSYIAVTLGKVFFPSGNPTAQLLSTFGAFAAAFLVRPLGGMVFGPLGDRVGRQKVLALTMIMMAAGTFAIGLIPSYASIGVGAPLLLLAARLVQGFSTGGEYAGASTFIAEYAPDKRRGFLGSWLEFGTLAGYIGGAGLVTLMTALLSTEDLLSWGWRIPFLIAGPMGLIGLYLRMRLEETPAFAAELEKAESNRPKTPLREMITGQWRALLLCVGLVLVFNVTDYMLLSYMPSYLTSELKYDATHGLLVVLGVMVLMMAVQPFAGALTDRVGRRPVIAAGCAGFLVLSVPALLLIRQGSLVAVALGMGALGLLLVCFTAAMPAALPALFPTKVRYGSLSIGFNVSVSVFGGTTPLVVTALIGATGNMMMPAYYMMAAAVVGGVAVWFMAESAGRPLPGSAPAVEG
- a CDS encoding MepB family protein, giving the protein MTTNPLSWSDISSVHADLRAAKALVYDPCGFTCSRPVPEAESAEYAAHAFTLDGRAVRFRTGKTTPTKVGQFVTVWKRSPGGPIQPFDVTDPVDLFVVSTRDRQGFGQFVFPKDALRAHGVVSAAGSGGKRAFRVYAPWVTTTNRQAGSAQAWQADFFLSMGEGGPCDLPRARKLYQG